A stretch of Imperialibacter roseus DNA encodes these proteins:
- a CDS encoding TetR family transcriptional regulator C-terminal domain-containing protein translates to MEKEAKAPKAKAGARKPQSADIRAKYKEHVLENGAVPSSFFLFAKSLKLKEEDLYEFYNSFESIEKGIWHDFVSATIQAIESEKVYEEYSVREKLLAFYYTLIEELKRNRSYILWQMQAVKHPTTTPYFLKAFKSEFLSWANNLVIEGKDTDEIANRPFISDRYGEAMWVQTLFILNFWHKDESKGFEKTDAAIEKAVNLAFDLMGRGAVDSLLDLAKFIYQSKKEA, encoded by the coding sequence ATGGAAAAAGAAGCCAAGGCTCCCAAAGCAAAAGCTGGAGCCAGAAAACCTCAAAGTGCCGACATCAGGGCCAAATACAAAGAGCATGTGTTGGAAAATGGTGCAGTACCGTCTTCCTTTTTTTTGTTTGCTAAGTCGCTTAAACTGAAGGAAGAAGATTTGTATGAGTTTTACAATTCATTTGAGTCTATTGAAAAAGGCATTTGGCACGACTTTGTCAGCGCCACAATCCAGGCTATTGAATCAGAAAAAGTTTACGAAGAGTATTCTGTCAGGGAGAAACTTTTAGCGTTCTACTACACCCTGATTGAGGAACTGAAGCGAAACAGGAGCTATATTCTGTGGCAGATGCAAGCTGTGAAGCACCCCACCACAACGCCTTATTTTCTCAAGGCTTTTAAATCCGAATTTCTTTCCTGGGCTAATAATCTTGTGATTGAAGGAAAGGACACTGACGAAATTGCGAACCGTCCTTTTATCAGCGACAGATATGGTGAGGCCATGTGGGTACAGACCTTGTTTATTCTCAATTTTTGGCACAAAGACGAGAGCAAAGGCTTTGAAAAAACGGATGCTGCGATCGAAAAGGCAGTTAACCTGGCTTTTGACCTCATGGGGCGGGGGGCTGTGGATTCATTGCTTGACCTGGCCAAGTTTATCTATCAATCGAAGAAGGAAGCCTGA
- a CDS encoding tail fiber domain-containing protein: MKALVTTLAITLISFAAFSQKLPFQGQLIENGTPVTGTRDFVFNIPDEVGGSLWTETHIGVQVQDGLYSLVLGDVATLPDQLFSDVSERTLEITVGATSLSPITLYAGIKEWKFTKEMDGSTDRPAILGEISGPASNWAAIEGYASTDGDNYGVYGQGEGTGKVNAGLYGYGLGAGDGSVTDFQGTFGSYNYGAIGIAKDNLNGNIGVWGRATGNAGAADNIGVLGWSEISGGVENRGVLGWAKGTGVNKGLVGMATGGSENWAGWFDGDVKISGTLHGQNLGSINPNGAGPGQPDWRVFVAPNYYDGNFDNGLVAIYGPRDDGEGRRASLGSYGANSASSYGQLELHGYNGQPKAILSGSNQAGNLKMKDDDGTETVVLDAGNGSLTLRNADGSQSYMIDYNGVAGNGHYSVDQNSSTSEEITALKAEVSGTGVWDGQGAGITEYSGILGIGSAAEGGNAGVRGIANVSANSTSFHYGVYGISRSNEANSTAVIYGLRGEALGQSSFSVGVRGISNNSAAGGANLGGDFSANDNPGQNVGLRGRAQGDGAQTSENIGVSGVSTSSNSATNIGVYGIASNAVGQNWAGKFDGPVQINADAMSLGKKDWEANPELPFLALRGTIEVAGDPDPYRPDLIWMSVDDDGEGNEIGGINLRSSDGKDFRIDANGLNASSIASEAVNVGEKDWEPGVQGIVHLYGDTPVDTDNARVRMEVNSNGNAETWGSLSLNGPVFNDPNCTNCARSFVSLNVDNDPGGNAPTEWSGSLQLSGQESPNIIIGGSNYQDSDLGQISLFGNKPDGNSWFYSHAGLQVNQDGSQQWGSLRLDANDGVSNVEIGAKSWEDPTNGAGRPYLRMRGNTPDQDLVWMEVADDGLGNELGAVNFRSTDGKDVRIDANGISGNMKDLQLERATLQSQWGNDGQGALELRDANNNTQIQASVDDDGSSNYSGTINLTNSADGNFTTLSGQWGIRSSSMIAVAQGSNQGNNSIEMGDNGNAGFMNVNDANNANIITLNGGDGSINVKNGLVNIRTDENNANTSGDINLTATSAGHGIRMYGGYDFDSDGNVKSHIALDGPGGAYVYLWGDGNIGVKNTVSAEGEMFATAFNLTSDGRLKTDIKPLENSLSKTLQLRGVSYNWIDKAKSQSTQIGVIAQEVEEVYPEFVHTNEEGMKSVNYSQMVAVLIEAIKELNTQIETLKTENASLKTELATAKNNEKRITELEASVKSLVNLLQAPSKQSDENSISLGKQE; the protein is encoded by the coding sequence ATGAAAGCCCTTGTAACAACATTAGCAATCACCCTAATCTCATTTGCGGCCTTCTCGCAGAAGCTTCCCTTTCAGGGACAGCTGATTGAAAACGGGACACCTGTGACAGGTACCAGAGATTTTGTTTTCAATATACCAGACGAAGTTGGCGGATCTTTGTGGACAGAAACTCACATTGGTGTGCAGGTTCAGGATGGACTTTATTCACTTGTGTTAGGCGACGTTGCGACTCTGCCTGATCAGTTGTTTTCGGATGTGAGTGAAAGAACCCTGGAAATTACCGTAGGGGCGACAAGTTTATCTCCTATTACTCTCTATGCAGGTATTAAGGAGTGGAAGTTCACGAAGGAAATGGACGGAAGTACTGATCGACCTGCGATTTTGGGTGAAATATCGGGCCCAGCGAGTAATTGGGCAGCCATAGAGGGATATGCCAGCACCGATGGAGACAATTACGGTGTATACGGCCAGGGAGAGGGAACTGGAAAAGTAAACGCTGGCCTTTATGGTTATGGTCTTGGTGCGGGTGACGGGTCAGTTACCGACTTTCAAGGCACATTTGGCTCTTACAATTACGGAGCGATAGGAATAGCAAAAGACAACCTTAATGGAAATATTGGTGTTTGGGGAAGGGCTACCGGAAATGCAGGGGCGGCGGACAACATAGGCGTACTTGGCTGGAGTGAAATTTCAGGTGGGGTAGAGAATAGAGGAGTGCTCGGTTGGGCCAAGGGTACAGGAGTCAACAAAGGACTAGTAGGCATGGCAACTGGTGGTTCAGAAAATTGGGCAGGTTGGTTTGATGGCGATGTGAAGATTTCTGGTACTCTTCATGGACAAAATTTAGGGTCTATCAATCCCAATGGTGCTGGTCCGGGACAACCGGATTGGAGGGTTTTTGTTGCCCCCAACTATTACGACGGCAACTTCGACAATGGACTGGTAGCCATCTATGGTCCTCGTGATGATGGCGAAGGAAGAAGGGCCTCATTGGGTTCTTATGGGGCTAACTCTGCCAGCTCTTATGGCCAACTGGAACTCCACGGATACAACGGACAACCAAAAGCCATCCTTTCTGGAAGCAACCAGGCCGGCAATTTGAAAATGAAGGATGACGACGGAACAGAAACGGTTGTTTTGGACGCCGGAAATGGAAGCTTAACGCTTAGAAATGCCGATGGCAGTCAGTCGTACATGATCGATTACAATGGCGTGGCGGGAAATGGCCACTATTCAGTCGATCAGAACAGTTCGACAAGCGAAGAGATTACTGCCCTGAAGGCAGAAGTATCAGGAACGGGAGTTTGGGATGGGCAGGGTGCCGGAATTACAGAATACAGCGGAATATTAGGTATTGGTAGTGCTGCTGAAGGTGGAAATGCTGGTGTGAGAGGTATTGCCAATGTTTCAGCCAATTCCACTAGCTTCCATTATGGCGTTTATGGTATTTCCAGGTCTAATGAGGCGAATAGCACTGCTGTAATCTATGGGTTAAGAGGTGAGGCACTTGGTCAGTCGAGCTTTAGTGTTGGTGTTAGGGGGATTTCTAACAATTCAGCTGCTGGAGGAGCAAACTTGGGGGGTGATTTTTCAGCAAATGATAATCCCGGGCAAAATGTCGGCTTACGAGGAAGAGCCCAGGGTGACGGTGCTCAAACAAGCGAAAATATAGGCGTCTCAGGTGTTTCTACGTCCAGCAACTCAGCTACAAATATTGGTGTGTATGGCATCGCTTCCAATGCCGTAGGGCAAAACTGGGCCGGTAAGTTTGACGGCCCGGTGCAGATTAATGCCGACGCTATGTCGCTTGGTAAAAAAGATTGGGAGGCCAACCCAGAGCTCCCTTTTTTAGCATTAAGAGGCACTATTGAAGTCGCCGGCGACCCAGACCCTTACCGCCCCGACTTGATTTGGATGTCGGTAGATGATGACGGCGAAGGAAACGAAATAGGAGGTATTAATTTAAGAAGCTCCGATGGGAAGGACTTTAGAATTGATGCGAATGGATTGAATGCTTCTTCCATTGCCAGTGAAGCGGTCAATGTGGGGGAGAAGGATTGGGAGCCCGGCGTGCAGGGCATCGTTCATTTGTATGGCGATACGCCGGTAGATACTGATAACGCCAGGGTTAGAATGGAAGTAAACAGCAATGGAAATGCAGAAACTTGGGGTTCACTTTCACTAAACGGGCCCGTATTTAACGACCCCAATTGCACAAACTGTGCAAGAAGTTTTGTGTCGCTTAATGTAGACAATGACCCTGGCGGAAATGCTCCCACAGAATGGTCAGGTAGTCTTCAGCTAAGCGGGCAAGAGTCTCCTAATATTATTATTGGTGGCTCGAACTATCAGGACAGTGATTTGGGGCAAATATCACTTTTTGGAAATAAACCTGACGGAAACAGCTGGTTTTATAGCCACGCAGGCTTGCAGGTAAACCAGGATGGAAGCCAGCAGTGGGGCTCTTTGCGGCTAGACGCTAACGATGGAGTGAGCAACGTGGAAATAGGGGCGAAATCCTGGGAGGATCCCACGAATGGAGCGGGCAGACCTTACTTGCGCATGCGGGGTAATACGCCGGATCAGGACTTAGTTTGGATGGAAGTAGCCGACGACGGATTAGGCAATGAATTGGGTGCTGTCAACTTCCGAAGCACTGATGGAAAGGATGTGAGAATTGACGCCAACGGCATCAGCGGTAACATGAAAGACTTGCAGCTAGAAAGAGCTACCCTGCAAAGTCAGTGGGGAAATGATGGGCAGGGAGCACTCGAGTTGAGAGATGCCAATAATAATACTCAGATTCAGGCTTCAGTTGATGATGATGGATCTTCGAATTATTCAGGGACTATCAATTTGACAAATAGCGCTGATGGCAACTTCACTACACTTAGTGGACAATGGGGCATTCGTTCCTCATCAATGATTGCTGTGGCGCAAGGCAGCAATCAGGGAAATAACTCCATTGAAATGGGGGACAACGGAAATGCTGGATTTATGAATGTAAATGATGCCAACAATGCCAATATCATCACCCTGAACGGAGGCGACGGTAGTATTAACGTAAAAAATGGTCTGGTAAACATCAGAACTGATGAAAATAATGCCAATACTAGCGGCGATATAAATCTTACGGCGACTTCTGCTGGTCATGGCATTAGAATGTATGGTGGTTATGACTTTGATTCAGATGGCAATGTAAAAAGTCATATTGCTCTAGATGGTCCCGGGGGCGCATATGTCTATCTGTGGGGAGATGGAAATATTGGGGTGAAAAATACTGTGAGTGCTGAAGGTGAAATGTTTGCAACGGCCTTCAATCTGACATCTGATGGTAGACTAAAAACAGACATAAAACCTCTCGAAAACTCTCTCTCGAAAACCCTTCAACTTCGTGGCGTATCCTACAACTGGATTGACAAGGCCAAGTCGCAAAGCACTCAAATTGGTGTCATTGCTCAAGAGGTAGAAGAAGTGTACCCTGAATTTGTCCATACGAATGAAGAGGGCATGAAGTCTGTGAATTACTCTCAGATGGTAGCCGTGCTTATCGAAGCCATCAAAGAGCTGAATACTCAGATCGAAACACTGAAGACCGAGAATGCATCGCTAAAAACGGAGCTGGCGACAGCAAAGAATAACGAAAAACGAATAACCGAGCTGGAAGCCAGCGTCAAATCGCTAGTGAACCTGCTGCAGGCACCTTCCAAACAGTCGGATGAAAACAGCATATCACTAGGGAAACAAGAGTAG
- a CDS encoding fibronectin type III domain-containing protein: protein MKRNLRYYLLLACTVLLYEGAQAQLVQTSQTTSNGGGSSTGTNIQHFGVAGQSVAGGASGGNYQMNIGFIHTITNDAFPQAPSDFLVLPLSETSLYISWIDNASNETHYALERSTSDDFTTDLVGIPVGANGTEYTNTGLTPDTYYFYRLKAVGASEESDYVYDGAATFSGTLDNRWAWASSLYSPSYGRTVANDNNGNTYVGGRVEADLYVGVESWVVAGGSDGFVIKYDADGNIVWGRQLLSTGNASVEEVKVDANGVLYVSGYFSGALTIPNGPTFNALGSNDGFLLKMDADGQLIWAKALGGSLDDLITSHAFDGSGNIHLLYSSASTNGTFGGSALNAGLHLVTISPNGNFVRTKPVSADAGVTGNDLAVDTQGNVYVVGSFSASPTIGGTSLSSTGLSDIFYSKFNNSGDPLWVKHASTDQADQAYAVATSGSSVYVGGFFDGASLSVPSGAASSSGGREGFLLAVASIDGATQWVRSMGGAGSDGVLAMATGSSGQIVVSGFMGIDQMLFPPSAETLSSGFGFFAHYDASGAVLRVDKVEGKSNYLVSNRAVSVFENNLYATGRFLGAAEFGQLSTLQAGTGTSMFVGKYKYQEICDTPVSFTVSNVTSTTADLSWNIAQYPAGDALTYKIRYKPLGTLTWEEVTQGGTSLQLTALEPGVQYLVQVNMTCTGSEVLTSAYTDVESFTTLGTPACEVPVIASDVSISDTEQDITWNNTGAVTYDVRYRLKGTTIWTTTTGLVSASASLTGLQAGMAYQIQVRGVCAAVQTLYSSVYEFTTSGAVSCPVPAGMSVSGITASSATVSWTDQSAESYEIRYKPNGTAIWTTVGTATASIDLTDLEPGTDYVYMLKAVCNSSVGLSSVYTTVNQFTTTGTPSCVTPVGLSATVTTNTADLSWTASTGAVAYDIRYRVQGTTVWNYVQSPANSKQLTGLSGGTSYQVQARSVCTLDGTFVSVYSTTYIFTTQGAAACISPAGLAATPGTTDASLTWATQGGAFSYQVRYRLEGTTTWNYQTTATNSLNISSLVSGMPYMWTVRTICNAEGTLASPFASTAFFETTGVVSCEVPTSLSVSAITDQSASLIWSDVGATSYQIRYRIAGTPIWTMVPIVSPSYVLTGLESGMPYQVQVKAICAVDGSVQSLFSSLVSFETSGAVSCEIPVNLAASNITSSAATVSWTTVAEAASGYGLRYRVKGTSLWTLVTTGTNSYNLTGLEPGMPYQFSVKSNCSTNPVLSSVYSVPAEFTTDGLPSCDVPSGFNVSAADTDAEITWANLGSLSYDVRFRVSGSTIWTNLNVGTNAISLGSLQTGTNYQFQVRSVCAANGSLKSLYSGVEFFTTTGTVSCESPTGLAASAITDTGAQVTWTAASGVDQYDVRYRVKGTTIWTQVLAGTASVSLSGLSSGMPYQVRVRTLCAPDNSLVSPYSSIMEFSTTGATACAVPTGLTVGATEQTTADLSWGAASGALSYEVLYRKQGDIIWTAATSATASISLSGLTSLTTYQWKVRTICSGDNSLRSQFSSVSTFQTIAEPGARVAEEDDTEIAMGLEEVLAAFELVIYPNPSPDQVFFRLIPPQSDYFSLSVFNLAGQEVQHLFEGWLEGEEQAEFVWQGRDQPSGIYVFKLSNGKGLEISRRIILTH, encoded by the coding sequence ATGAAACGAAACTTAAGATATTATTTACTGCTGGCGTGTACTGTTCTCCTTTACGAGGGAGCACAGGCCCAGCTGGTGCAGACGAGCCAAACAACGTCGAATGGCGGTGGCAGTTCAACTGGCACCAATATCCAGCATTTTGGGGTAGCAGGCCAGTCTGTAGCGGGTGGTGCTTCAGGTGGCAACTATCAAATGAATATTGGCTTTATTCATACCATTACCAATGACGCTTTTCCCCAGGCACCATCCGACTTTCTGGTATTGCCTTTGAGTGAGACGTCACTTTACATTAGCTGGATTGACAACGCAAGCAATGAAACTCACTATGCGCTGGAAAGATCAACTTCGGATGATTTCACGACTGATTTAGTAGGCATTCCTGTCGGTGCCAATGGCACTGAATACACTAATACTGGCCTCACTCCAGACACCTACTACTTTTACAGACTGAAAGCTGTGGGAGCCAGTGAAGAGTCGGATTATGTGTATGATGGTGCTGCCACATTCTCCGGCACGCTTGACAACCGGTGGGCCTGGGCAAGCAGCCTTTATTCACCCTCTTATGGCCGCACCGTTGCCAACGACAACAATGGCAATACCTATGTTGGGGGGCGTGTTGAGGCCGACTTGTATGTAGGTGTAGAAAGCTGGGTAGTGGCAGGAGGCAGCGATGGCTTTGTCATCAAATATGATGCGGACGGAAATATCGTGTGGGGCCGACAACTATTGTCCACTGGTAATGCATCGGTGGAGGAGGTAAAGGTTGATGCTAATGGCGTGTTGTACGTTAGTGGTTATTTTAGCGGAGCGCTTACCATTCCCAACGGTCCAACCTTCAACGCTCTGGGTAGCAATGACGGATTCTTGCTGAAAATGGATGCCGATGGGCAGTTGATCTGGGCGAAAGCTTTGGGAGGCTCGCTCGACGACCTCATCACCTCACATGCTTTTGATGGTAGCGGAAATATCCACCTGCTATACAGTTCAGCTAGCACAAACGGTACTTTTGGAGGTAGCGCTCTCAATGCTGGCCTTCATCTGGTGACAATATCACCCAATGGAAATTTTGTGCGTACCAAACCCGTGTCAGCAGATGCTGGCGTTACGGGCAACGACCTCGCCGTAGACACGCAGGGGAATGTGTACGTGGTCGGTAGCTTCTCAGCATCGCCCACAATTGGTGGCACATCATTGTCATCGACCGGACTAAGCGACATCTTCTATTCAAAATTCAATAATTCCGGGGATCCACTATGGGTCAAACACGCATCGACAGATCAGGCTGATCAGGCATACGCCGTAGCCACGAGCGGCAGCAGTGTATATGTCGGTGGCTTCTTCGATGGTGCAAGTTTATCTGTGCCTTCCGGGGCGGCTTCCAGCTCAGGAGGCCGGGAAGGGTTCCTTCTGGCGGTAGCATCGATTGATGGTGCCACTCAGTGGGTGCGTTCAATGGGCGGTGCAGGAAGCGATGGCGTTTTGGCCATGGCGACAGGCAGCTCCGGGCAGATCGTCGTCAGTGGTTTTATGGGGATTGATCAAATGTTATTCCCACCGTCGGCTGAGACTTTGAGTAGCGGTTTTGGATTCTTTGCTCACTACGATGCCTCTGGAGCAGTCCTTCGGGTAGACAAGGTGGAAGGTAAGTCTAATTATCTGGTGTCGAATCGTGCTGTTTCAGTTTTTGAGAACAACCTCTACGCCACCGGCCGCTTTTTGGGAGCTGCTGAGTTTGGCCAGCTTAGCACGTTGCAGGCTGGCACGGGAACATCGATGTTTGTTGGCAAATACAAGTATCAGGAAATATGTGATACGCCCGTATCGTTCACTGTTTCGAATGTTACTTCCACCACAGCTGACTTAAGCTGGAATATAGCTCAGTACCCTGCCGGAGATGCGCTCACTTATAAAATCCGTTACAAACCACTGGGTACGCTCACATGGGAAGAGGTAACTCAAGGGGGAACCTCCCTTCAACTTACTGCTCTTGAGCCTGGTGTGCAGTACCTTGTTCAAGTGAACATGACATGTACTGGGTCTGAGGTGCTGACGTCGGCTTATACGGATGTGGAATCGTTCACCACATTGGGTACACCTGCTTGTGAAGTGCCTGTGATAGCGAGCGATGTGAGCATCAGTGATACTGAGCAGGACATTACATGGAATAATACGGGGGCTGTGACCTACGATGTTCGTTACAGGCTAAAAGGAACTACTATCTGGACCACCACTACAGGGCTTGTTTCTGCGAGTGCGAGTCTCACTGGCCTGCAGGCTGGTATGGCGTATCAGATACAGGTAAGAGGAGTTTGTGCGGCTGTTCAGACCCTGTATTCATCCGTATATGAGTTTACTACTTCGGGAGCTGTAAGTTGCCCGGTGCCAGCGGGCATGTCGGTTTCGGGCATAACTGCTTCGTCTGCTACAGTTTCCTGGACAGACCAATCGGCTGAGTCATACGAAATCAGGTACAAGCCCAATGGTACAGCTATATGGACGACCGTCGGCACAGCTACAGCCAGCATTGATCTGACTGACCTGGAGCCAGGTACTGACTATGTGTACATGCTTAAGGCTGTCTGTAATTCGAGTGTAGGGCTGAGTTCAGTCTACACAACTGTCAATCAGTTTACTACCACCGGTACACCAAGTTGTGTGACTCCGGTTGGGTTGAGTGCTACAGTGACTACCAATACCGCAGATTTAAGCTGGACCGCCAGCACGGGAGCCGTCGCCTACGACATTCGTTACCGTGTGCAGGGCACTACTGTTTGGAATTATGTACAGAGCCCAGCAAACAGCAAGCAATTGACAGGGCTTAGCGGAGGTACTTCCTACCAGGTCCAGGCCAGATCGGTTTGTACCCTTGATGGTACGTTTGTGTCTGTTTATTCAACCACCTACATCTTCACCACCCAGGGTGCGGCTGCATGTATCTCTCCTGCAGGTTTGGCAGCTACTCCAGGCACAACCGATGCGAGTTTGACGTGGGCGACTCAGGGCGGCGCTTTCAGCTATCAGGTACGCTACAGGTTGGAGGGAACTACCACATGGAACTATCAAACCACCGCAACTAATTCCTTGAACATCAGTTCACTTGTAAGTGGAATGCCCTATATGTGGACCGTAAGAACCATTTGCAATGCGGAGGGTACCCTTGCTTCGCCTTTTGCTTCCACAGCGTTTTTTGAAACGACAGGAGTTGTTTCATGTGAAGTGCCGACCAGCCTCTCAGTATCAGCTATAACCGATCAGTCGGCCAGCCTGATCTGGAGCGATGTCGGTGCGACATCCTACCAAATTCGCTACCGAATCGCTGGGACACCCATATGGACGATGGTTCCGATTGTCAGTCCTTCCTACGTCCTCACCGGCCTTGAGTCAGGCATGCCTTATCAGGTGCAGGTCAAGGCAATTTGTGCCGTAGATGGAAGTGTTCAGAGCCTGTTTAGCTCATTGGTTTCATTCGAAACCTCTGGGGCCGTCAGCTGTGAGATTCCTGTTAACCTTGCTGCTTCCAATATTACGTCCAGCGCGGCCACGGTTTCATGGACCACTGTGGCAGAAGCGGCCAGTGGTTATGGGTTGAGGTATCGGGTGAAGGGAACCAGTTTGTGGACGCTCGTTACAACCGGAACAAATAGTTACAATCTTACAGGGCTCGAGCCAGGCATGCCTTATCAGTTCTCTGTGAAATCAAACTGTAGCACCAACCCTGTGCTGTCGTCGGTATACTCTGTGCCGGCAGAGTTCACCACCGATGGCTTACCAAGTTGCGATGTACCGTCCGGTTTTAACGTTAGTGCTGCTGATACAGATGCAGAGATAACCTGGGCTAACCTTGGCTCCTTGAGTTATGACGTCCGGTTCAGGGTGAGTGGCTCCACGATCTGGACAAACTTGAATGTTGGCACGAATGCCATCAGCCTCGGCTCGCTCCAAACCGGCACCAATTATCAATTCCAGGTGCGTTCTGTTTGTGCGGCCAATGGCTCGCTAAAATCGTTGTACTCCGGTGTGGAATTTTTCACTACCACCGGCACAGTGTCATGTGAATCACCAACCGGCCTCGCAGCGTCGGCCATCACCGACACGGGCGCTCAGGTTACCTGGACTGCTGCTTCGGGCGTAGATCAATATGACGTCCGTTATCGAGTAAAAGGTACTACCATTTGGACGCAGGTGCTTGCAGGTACCGCTTCGGTAAGCCTGTCTGGCTTGTCGTCGGGTATGCCATACCAGGTAAGGGTGAGAACACTTTGTGCTCCGGACAACAGTCTGGTGTCCCCGTATTCTTCCATAATGGAGTTTAGCACTACTGGTGCCACGGCATGTGCGGTTCCAACCGGTTTAACGGTCGGCGCCACCGAGCAGACCACCGCCGATTTGTCGTGGGGTGCTGCCAGCGGTGCCCTGAGCTATGAAGTTTTGTACCGCAAGCAGGGCGACATTATCTGGACGGCGGCAACTTCAGCCACTGCATCGATAAGCCTGTCAGGACTGACTTCGCTGACCACCTACCAGTGGAAAGTGCGCACAATTTGCTCAGGTGATAATTCGTTGCGCAGCCAGTTCTCGTCAGTGTCTACTTTCCAAACCATTGCCGAACCAGGTGCCAGGGTAGCTGAAGAAGATGATACTGAGATAGCCATGGGACTTGAAGAAGTTCTGGCAGCCTTCGAATTGGTGATTTATCCAAATCCATCACCTGATCAGGTGTTTTTCCGGCTTATACCACCGCAAAGTGACTACTTCTCTTTGTCGGTGTTTAACCTTGCCGGGCAGGAGGTACAACACCTGTTTGAAGGGTGGCTCGAAGGAGAAGAGCAGGCTGAGTTTGTCTGGCAGGGGAGGGATCAACCTTCTGGCATCTATGTCTTTAAGCTTTCGAATGGAAAAGGACTGGAAATTAGCAGGAGAATCATTCTGACCCACTAA
- a CDS encoding ABC1 kinase family protein — MKEQSSIPTSKVARASKFVSTGAKVGGNYVKHYAKRFITGDTSRENLDQANAEDIYGSLSELKGSALKVAQMLAMDKNILPTAYQNQFSMAQYSAPPLSYPLVVKTFKEQLGKSPTEAFESFTKSAVNAASIGQVHKGTIGDREYAVKVQYPGVAGSVRSDLKLVKPFALRLVKLNEQELDHYMEEVEERLLEETDYKLELLRSQQISDACAHIPNLTFPKYYAELSSERILTMDWLQGLHLKEFLKTNPSQELRNQIGQAMWDFYNHQVHNLLQVHADPHPGNFLMMENGMLGVIDFGCVKVIPEDFYRTYFQLMREDLLWKEEELVAAFHDLCFLYEDDPADYKVLYIDVFKQMMQLLGAPFHKESFDFANEEYFKKIFDLGESISKRKEFKNSKHPRGSRHGLYINRTYFGLYNLLHDLGAEVTTTKPEWLMTSLVK, encoded by the coding sequence ATGAAAGAGCAATCCAGTATTCCCACTTCGAAAGTGGCGAGGGCCTCCAAGTTTGTAAGTACGGGCGCTAAGGTAGGGGGCAACTATGTAAAGCATTATGCCAAGCGCTTCATTACGGGTGATACTTCCCGTGAGAACCTTGATCAGGCAAACGCCGAAGATATTTACGGTTCGCTGAGCGAACTCAAAGGGAGTGCCCTGAAAGTGGCTCAGATGCTGGCCATGGATAAAAACATTCTCCCGACGGCTTACCAAAATCAGTTCTCCATGGCGCAGTATAGCGCTCCTCCGCTGTCTTATCCGCTGGTGGTGAAGACCTTCAAAGAGCAGCTTGGGAAGTCGCCTACAGAGGCTTTTGAGTCGTTTACCAAAAGTGCGGTGAATGCAGCCTCTATTGGGCAGGTGCACAAAGGAACCATCGGCGACAGGGAATATGCTGTAAAGGTGCAGTACCCGGGAGTGGCCGGCAGTGTGAGATCGGACTTGAAGCTGGTCAAGCCGTTTGCTCTCAGGCTCGTGAAGCTCAACGAGCAAGAACTGGATCACTACATGGAAGAAGTAGAGGAGCGACTGCTGGAGGAAACCGACTACAAGTTGGAGCTGCTTCGCTCACAACAAATTTCTGACGCTTGCGCCCATATTCCGAATCTGACCTTTCCTAAATACTATGCTGAATTGTCTTCAGAGAGGATTTTGACTATGGATTGGCTACAAGGTCTGCACTTAAAAGAATTTTTAAAAACCAACCCTTCACAGGAGCTGCGAAACCAGATAGGTCAGGCGATGTGGGATTTCTACAACCATCAGGTGCATAACCTCCTGCAGGTGCATGCAGATCCTCATCCGGGTAATTTCCTTATGATGGAGAATGGTATGCTGGGGGTAATTGACTTTGGCTGTGTAAAAGTGATTCCCGAAGATTTTTACAGAACCTATTTTCAACTGATGAGGGAAGACTTGCTCTGGAAAGAAGAGGAGCTGGTGGCGGCATTTCATGACCTGTGCTTTCTATATGAAGACGACCCGGCCGACTATAAAGTTCTTTACATCGACGTGTTCAAGCAAATGATGCAGCTACTGGGCGCTCCTTTTCATAAAGAGTCATTTGACTTTGCCAACGAGGAGTACTTCAAAAAGATCTTTGACCTGGGGGAAAGTATCTCGAAGCGCAAAGAGTTCAAGAACTCTAAGCATCCGAGAGGTTCGAGGCACGGGTTGTACATCAACAGGACGTATTTTGGGCTCTATAACTTGTTGCACGACCTTGGAGCGGAGGTGACTACTACCAAGCCAGAGTGGCTGATGACTTCTTTGGTAAAGTGA